Part of the Prunus dulcis chromosome 8, ALMONDv2, whole genome shotgun sequence genome is shown below.
CTAGAGTCTGCCAGTGCATAGGCTTTCAAAAAGAAGGCCTCAAAGGATCTTTTAATTTCGATAGATTCCTCTGCTTTGCTGAGCCCTTCCTCACAATGACCTGTATCGTACAAGATCCACCCCTCATAAACCAACTTTTCATGCTCGCTGGATGCATGTTGACGAGCTAATTGTAAACTTCGCATTGCTGCTTCAGGACAGTTCAACCTGATCAAGTTGAAACATGAGATTTCTACTGAAATTTTCATTAACAAGATAGAATGTCACCAAAAGTATCATATGGAAGAGAGCAGGGAACCAAAGGCAGAATTTGGGAACCAGAAAGTTTTCTCATTGGAAAAATTTAATCTTAAGATTTGGGAAATCATCAACTTTGCATTGCACATTACTTGGGTTAAACATGGATAAACACAAGTTGCATGATAACAAAAAACTTGAgcctctttaaataaaaggaACTATATCACAATCCACAAAAATTTGGGGTTCCAGAACATACCTGAGAAGAAGCAATGACTGTCTAAAATACAGAACACCTTTTGCTGCATCAGATTCAAGCATCTGGTAAATAACAGAGAGGGAACCAATATCATCAACTGAAGACCACCGATCATACAATTGCAGCCAACAATCTGCTGTTGTCCAATTTTCTACATGCTCACGCACAAGTGTACGAAGTTGGGATGCTGCCACTCGTCCCTCAAACATTCTATAATCTGGGGAGAGAGTAAGAATTGCTTGAACATCACAAATGGCTGACTGATAATCCTCGAGGGCAAgatagaaacaaaaccgtagTTCCAAGCATTCTAATGCAAGTTTAAACCCCAGAACTCGATTAATTTCGGCAAGCGCAGCTTGAACATTCTGTTTTCTCATTAATGTAGCCGCCCGATACATGTAAGGGTAAGTGAGAGTTGGGTCCAGCTCAGATGCTTTCTCAAGGTTTTCCCATCTCTTATCACCTTCACAGTATAATGACCTCTCCTGATACATCCATCCAAGTGGGGTAAGAGAGCAGATTACAGAGCTCATCTTTTCATACGAGCAAAGTTTATGGCCCTTAATGTAACTCAGCCTAGCTAAACCTGCAACTGAATATATATGGCCTGCATTTAAAGCTGCCTCAAAAAGACGCTTAGCTTCGTCATACTCTTTTCTCAAGAGCCTCAGACATCCCAACTGATGGAATGCCAGCATTCTTTGCCTATCATTTTCAGAAAAATCTACCAACCGCTCCAGGAAACAAGCTGTTTTATCTGACTGAGGATCAAGGTTCATACAAACTTCACTTAATAAACAGTACAGCGAAAACGAAGCTAGCCCAACCATGATCAATCTTTGTTGTTTATCAGCACCCCTGAATATTTCCACCACTCGGCTGTCATTCAAACAATCAGGAAGATCATTTAAGAAAACTTGTAAGCAAGACGCAGCAAGGACAGGACAATTCTCTTCAAGAGCATATTCCATGACTTCTACTGCATCTTCTCTAGAAGACACCAAGGATGCAAGTTTCCTGTCACAAGCATCCTTGAGCTTTTCGCAACAAAATTTGTTTGCAAAAACTAGTATTTCCAATAAAATATGAGTAGGGACTTCATTCAAGCTACCTGTCATACTAAATTCATTGATTGTCCTCATACCTGATGCAGTGATATTGTTTTGCGACAAATCTATGTCCTCTCTAAGTGATTCCGAGAAACACCCATTAAGCATGGCATGAAATGGAGCAGAAAGACTCGATATTTTCTGCCTGTCACAATCTATTTTCTCATCTTCAATTCTAAAACTGACATTTCTGGATATTTGGTTCCCATTCATTGAAATATTCTCATGGGTACTACTCACAGTTGCATCAATAGGAAGCTCGGTCAAAATATCTACTGGCCCAAATTCATGTGCACATTTATCGCAGGTCACGAGCAAGTCAGAAATATGCTCTTCCCCTTGCTTCTCGTACTTTAACCATGCTCCAAATATGAGCTTCTCATGAATGGAGCTGGCTTTCTGCCAAGCTGCATGGAGGCTTCTTCGCATCAATTTGACTTCTCCAAGACCCCTAAAGACCTGAAATTGTAACAAATAAAGGTTCGACTGTTCTTCTGGAGGACACAACTCAAGTTCTTCATGAATTTGAGCTAAAACTTCTACATAATCAACGGGCTTAAAGAATGGGAGTACTAGCGGCTCAGGGACCTTGATAAGAGATTCTCTACAGTAATTCCACATCCATCACCGCAAacatagaaaagaagaaatcagTATTGTGAAGGGGGAAACAAAATATAGTTACTGAAACTAAAACAATTGGAAGAATGACTTACatggaagaagaggaggagttTGATGGAAGCTTGGGAAGCTTCCCCCTTTCAACCTGGAGCCAAGACTGTGGATTGAGAGCATTGAGCTGTGATTCTTTACCGGACTCAGAGGGGAAAAAAGTCCTCATAGGGCATAAGATACTAAGCAAATCCCAGATCTCCAAAATAGCCGGATGGGTTTCTCTCTCCAAAGctcaaacacaacaaaaattgGGGAAATAAAATACAGAGAAAAGTTTCAAGTGATCCCAAATCACTTGGCTGATAGATATCCCACCAATGAACCCACCACAAGCTAAAtcatacaaaaaatttcaaataataagAACAAAGACAAACACAATTAATGTCTATATGGACCTATTTCAACAACTTGATACACACCCAATTCACcccagagaaaaaaaaactagggGTCCTTTttcattcaccaaaaaaaagatcaaaattttctctttttagcCTCATAATCATACAGACAATCCATGTTTCTGTTTGAGCTCAGATGC
Proteins encoded:
- the LOC117638846 gene encoding ETO1-like protein 1, coding for MRTFFPSESGKESQLNALNPQSWLQVERGKLPKLPSNSSSSSIESLIKVPEPLVLPFFKPVDYVEVLAQIHEELELCPPEEQSNLYLLQFQVFRGLGEVKLMRRSLHAAWQKASSIHEKLIFGAWLKYEKQGEEHISDLLVTCDKCAHEFGPVDILTELPIDATVSSTHENISMNGNQISRNVSFRIEDEKIDCDRQKISSLSAPFHAMLNGCFSESLREDIDLSQNNITASGMRTINEFSMTGSLNEVPTHILLEILVFANKFCCEKLKDACDRKLASLVSSREDAVEVMEYALEENCPVLAASCLQVFLNDLPDCLNDSRVVEIFRGADKQQRLIMVGLASFSLYCLLSEVCMNLDPQSDKTACFLERLVDFSENDRQRMLAFHQLGCLRLLRKEYDEAKRLFEAALNAGHIYSVAGLARLSYIKGHKLCSYEKMSSVICSLTPLGWMYQERSLYCEGDKRWENLEKASELDPTLTYPYMYRAATLMRKQNVQAALAEINRVLGFKLALECLELRFCFYLALEDYQSAICDVQAILTLSPDYRMFEGRVAASQLRTLVREHVENWTTADCWLQLYDRWSSVDDIGSLSVIYQMLESDAAKGVLYFRQSLLLLRLNCPEAAMRSLQLARQHASSEHEKLVYEGWILYDTGHCEEGLSKAEESIEIKRSFEAFFLKAYALADSSQDPSSSSTVVSLLEDALKCPSDRLRKGQALNNLGSVYVDCAKLDLAADCYINALKIRHTRAHQGLARVHFLRNDKAAAYDEMTKLIENARNNASAYEKRSEYCDRELTKTDLEMVTRLDPLRVYPYRYRAAVLMDSHKEQEAIAELSRAIAFKADLHLLHLRAAFHEHTGDVMGALRDCRAALSVDPNHQEMLELHSRVNSHEP